From a region of the Arthrobacter sp. OAP107 genome:
- the mobC gene encoding plasmid mobilization relaxosome protein MobC: protein MTEERKSPRRFSRRRRANIDGDTQYVRVSMSEFERAQLKVLEERTGRSPSEILVSAALYAENFESLAERRAMAVEFIAARRYLAALSNNVNQLARHANATDEFPEAARTALTRVRAVADRINTMLDSMVR from the coding sequence ATGACTGAAGAGCGGAAGTCGCCACGCCGGTTCTCACGCCGCCGCCGCGCGAACATTGACGGTGACACCCAGTACGTGCGGGTGTCGATGTCGGAATTCGAACGTGCGCAGCTGAAGGTCCTGGAGGAACGGACCGGGCGCAGCCCGTCGGAGATTCTGGTCAGCGCTGCCCTGTACGCGGAGAACTTCGAATCGCTGGCCGAACGGCGTGCGATGGCAGTTGAGTTCATCGCGGCCCGCCGCTACCTTGCCGCCTTGTCGAACAACGTTAACCAGCTTGCCCGGCACGCGAACGCCACGGACGAATTCCCGGAAGCAGCCCGCACGGCCTTGACACGGGTGCGGGCGGTCGCGGACCGGATCAATACGATGCTGGATTCGATGGTGCGCTGA
- a CDS encoding relaxase/mobilization nuclease domain-containing protein, translated as MIPNITKGTRMHGLIAYLAGPGRANEHTDPHLVAGSPSIMAWHNDDELNADAAQAIAKELDRARSVLGTEIPGGHVWHCSLSLRAEEGDLTDQKWADIAQDFMDEMGFTEATGRAPAQWVAIRHGHSKAGNDHIHIAASMVREDGTKWSSWRDFPRAQQAARGLEKKYGLEELSPTHSTRGLRPGEREASARRGAPEPERRSLERKVRACATSAQDEAEFIRRLRRTGALVRPRYASGRDDVVVGYSVAERPMKGGRPVWFGGGHLAKDLALPKLRGEWHDTPQAASDAVAEWQAAARGRRPVMIGREAHEPDPQLWQQYSDEVARLRETLRSVPLDDHATWAHVARETSGAFAAWSTATEATPGPLAAAADELSKTAQLRRYPVRPIRSVGPSARGASLMLMAASMGGTGTAAQAIMLRQLLNVSKAVHDMHKASNDLRRARQISHMVKHQLSQVAAALPSVTTPTSTTDAEAAAAVRASTAGQVPGRSAGSVLPPKYVQARTHAATRSGTTRPDIER; from the coding sequence ATGATTCCCAACATCACCAAGGGCACCCGCATGCACGGGCTCATCGCGTACCTTGCCGGTCCCGGCCGCGCCAACGAACACACCGACCCGCACCTGGTTGCGGGCTCACCATCGATCATGGCCTGGCACAACGACGACGAACTGAACGCGGACGCTGCCCAGGCCATTGCCAAAGAACTGGACCGGGCCAGAAGCGTCCTGGGCACCGAGATTCCGGGTGGCCACGTCTGGCACTGCTCGCTGTCCCTGCGGGCCGAAGAAGGCGACCTGACAGACCAGAAGTGGGCTGACATCGCGCAGGACTTCATGGACGAGATGGGATTCACCGAAGCCACCGGACGCGCGCCGGCGCAGTGGGTAGCGATCCGTCACGGACACAGCAAAGCCGGGAACGACCACATCCACATTGCCGCGTCCATGGTCCGCGAAGACGGCACGAAGTGGAGCAGCTGGCGGGACTTCCCCCGGGCACAACAAGCTGCCCGCGGGCTCGAGAAAAAGTACGGATTGGAAGAGCTTTCACCCACGCATTCCACCCGCGGCCTGCGGCCCGGTGAACGCGAAGCATCCGCACGGCGCGGAGCACCGGAACCGGAACGCCGGTCCCTTGAACGCAAGGTCCGTGCCTGTGCCACCTCGGCCCAGGATGAGGCCGAATTCATTCGACGACTCCGCCGGACCGGTGCCCTTGTCAGGCCGCGGTACGCGTCCGGACGCGATGACGTCGTGGTCGGCTACAGCGTGGCCGAACGGCCGATGAAAGGCGGCCGGCCGGTCTGGTTCGGCGGCGGTCACCTCGCCAAAGACCTCGCCCTGCCCAAGCTCCGTGGCGAATGGCACGACACCCCGCAAGCAGCGTCCGACGCCGTCGCCGAATGGCAGGCAGCTGCACGCGGCCGCCGCCCCGTAATGATCGGCCGCGAAGCCCACGAACCCGACCCACAACTGTGGCAGCAGTACAGCGACGAAGTTGCCCGGCTCCGCGAAACGCTGCGCTCTGTCCCGCTGGACGATCACGCGACCTGGGCGCACGTTGCACGCGAGACATCCGGTGCCTTTGCAGCCTGGTCCACGGCAACCGAGGCAACGCCCGGCCCACTCGCGGCAGCGGCAGATGAACTGTCCAAGACTGCGCAACTGCGGCGCTACCCGGTCCGGCCCATCCGCAGCGTAGGACCGTCCGCCCGGGGAGCCTCCCTCATGCTCATGGCAGCTTCTATGGGCGGCACCGGAACCGCTGCCCAGGCGATCATGCTGCGCCAGCTCCTCAACGTGTCCAAGGCCGTCCACGACATGCACAAGGCATCAAATGACCTGCGCAGAGCACGACAGATCAGCCACATGGTCAAGCACCAACTGAGCCAGGTCGCTGCAGCACTGCCCAGCGTCACTACGCCCACGTCCACGACGGATGCCGAAGCGGCCGCAGCCGTCCGAGCCAGTACGGCCGGCCAGGTTCCGGGCCGGTCCGCTGGCTCCGTGCTGCCGCCGAAATACGTGCAGGCACGCACCCACGCGGCCACCCGAAGCGGAACGACCAGACCGGATATTGAGAGATAA
- a CDS encoding Lsr2 family protein, with protein sequence MARKTVVILEDDLDGSNANETVQFTLDGTEYEIDLNEEHANELRQALSRFAEAARKTSGGRGRSATRRPAPGNSDAKAIRQWAVDKGLKVNARGRIQADIVEQYQAAH encoded by the coding sequence ATGGCACGCAAAACAGTAGTAATTCTCGAAGATGATCTCGACGGTTCCAACGCCAATGAGACCGTGCAATTTACCCTCGACGGCACTGAATATGAGATTGATCTAAACGAAGAGCATGCCAATGAACTTCGTCAGGCTCTCAGCCGATTTGCGGAGGCAGCACGCAAGACTTCCGGCGGCCGCGGCCGATCGGCCACTCGCAGGCCAGCGCCGGGTAACAGCGATGCCAAAGCCATCCGGCAGTGGGCGGTGGATAAGGGACTCAAAGTCAACGCCCGTGGACGAATCCAAGCGGACATCGTCGAGCAGTACCAAGCCGCTCACTGA